In Schistocerca nitens isolate TAMUIC-IGC-003100 chromosome 10, iqSchNite1.1, whole genome shotgun sequence, a single window of DNA contains:
- the LOC126210055 gene encoding cuticle protein 79-like, translated as MRTHVLYNSVLMTALVLSLVPASCLSQESGPVPEYDLHVEYEPVEVHHVVKKRGVIHDGGQGVGLDGAGYGGGYGGGYGGGYGGGYAAGAVPISEHVEVERPVAVPVVKQVEVKVPHPVPVAVPHPVAVAVPQPYPVPVEVPQPIAVPVVRTVAIPVERPVAVPVERPVPVPVERPYPVHIEKHVPVPVPRPYAVTIPVVKHIHHYVKHGGWH; from the exons GTGCTGTACAACTCCGTGCTGATGACGGCGTTGGTCCTGTCGCTGGTGCCGGCGAGCTGCCTGTCTCAGGAGTCCGGTCCGGTTCCAGAGTACGACCTGCACGTGGAGTACGAGCCGGTGGAGGTCCACCACGTGGTCAAGAAGCGAGGCGTCATTCACGACGGCGGCCAGGGCGTTGGGCTGGACGGCGCTGGGTATGGCGGTGGATATGGCGGCGGATACGGCGGCGGATACGGTGGTGGATACG CGGCCGGCGCAGTCCCCATCTCGGAGCACGTGGAGGTGGAGCGGCCGGTGGCGGTGCCGGTGGTGAAGCAGGTGGAGGTGAAGGTCCCCCACCCCGTGCCCGTGGCCGTCCCCCACCCGGTGGCGGTGGCCGTGCCCCAGCCGTACCCCGTGCCCGTGGAGGTGCCGCAGCCCATCGCGGTGCCCGTGGTGCGCACCGTCGCCATCCCCGTGGAGCGGCCGGTGGCGGTCCCCGTGGAGCGGCCCGTCCCGGTCCCCGTGGAGCGGCCCTACCCCGTCCACATCGAGAAGCACGTGCCCGTGCCCGTGCCCCGGCCGTACGCCGTCACCATCCCCGTCGTCAAGCACATCCACCACTACGTCAAGCACGGCGGATGGCACTGA